Part of the Imperialibacter roseus genome, GTATGAATGTGTACGACATCCTGAAACAGAACAATAATATCCGGAGAAACATATCTGAAATTTACATTGAGGACACCCAGTCGAATGTGCTTAACCGGTATGTGATGCTCTCTTTTACCTACAATTTCAGGCATTTCTCAGTGGGAGCCAGCCAGGAAGACTTCGAGGAGATCAAAACCAACTAGGCAAAATAACGGAGAACCGAAAGAGGCTAAAGGCTTTGGAACCTTAAAAGCACTTCTTCCTTGTAGCTCCGACTGATGGGGATTTCTTTGCCTGCAACATTAACATGCTCATTGGTGAACGACTTTATCTGTGCACTGTTGATCACGAACGAGCGGTGCGTTCTGATAAAACTGCCAGGCAGGCTTTCCTCAATATGACTGATTCTTTCTTTGGTGATGATAGTCTCGTCAGCCGTGAAAATCTTGATATAGTCGCTATAGCTTTCAATGTAAAGAATGTCGTCTAACACAATTTTCACAGTTTTTCTATCTGATTTTACCAATATTGAGGCTGGCACTTGAGTGGCTGCCGTGTGTACTTTTGTGTTGACTTCCATCAACTGATAAAACTTATCTATCGCCTTCATGAATCGCTCCAGAGAAACGGGCTTGAGCAGATAATCCACCACATCCAGGTCAAACCCGTCAATGGCATATTCCCGGTAGGCGGTCACCAAAATGACCTTCGGTCGGTGCTGAAGGGCCTTCAGGAAATCGAGGCCTGTGAGCTTAGGCATTTGAATATCGAGAAAAATGAGGTCGATGGAATGGCTGCGCAAAAGCTGAAATGCCTCCGTGGCCGTGCGGCACTCAGCCACGATTTCGAAGCCACCCATTTGCAGCAAGTAGCCTCTGATCACCCGAATGGCAATCGGCTCATCGTCGACAATAATACATTTACGAGTCGCTTCCGGCATCATCTTTTGGCTTTAAGTCTAACTCCAGGTTTACTATAAAGTGCCGCTCATCATTTTCAATCGTGAGCTTGTGCCTGCCTGGGTACAGCAACTCCAAACGTTTCCTCACATTTGACAGCCCCACCCCGCCAAGCTGCCCCGCCTCCTTTTCAGCTTTCGAGAATGAATTGGTCACTGTGAGGTAGAGCCGCTCGCCTTTAGTTTGGATTGAAATGGATAGAAAAAGCTGCTGATCATCCTGCATAAAACCATGCTTGAATGCGTTTTCTACGAACGGAAATAGAAGAAAAGGTGCGATACTACAATCATTCCCGTTTGCCTGAATATCCAGCTCAAGCCGAAGCCTTTCTTCAAACCGGAGCTCCTCAAGCGCAATGTAATCTCTTATTAATTTGATCTCGTCGGCCAGCGGTACCAATGACTTATTGCTTCTGTACAAAAGAAAGTCGAGCAGTTCAGAAAGCCGCAAGATACTATCAGGGAGCACGTCGGACTTCTCCAGCGCCAAACCGTAGAGATTGTTGAGGGTATTGAACAGAAAATGGGGATGTATTTGACCCTTGAGCAGTTGCAGCTCTGCTTCTTTGAGTTTAAGGGCTGCTTCGAGACTGGCACTTTTCAGTTCGGCCCTCTCCCGCTCGGCTTTCATCCAAAGTCGCAGCAGCTTAAGAGCAACTCCCAGCAGCACGATGGAATAAAGGCCCACGGGCTGAAATATGAAATCGCCTGCTACAGGCCCTAGTTTCTCATAGTTGTATTCGGCGATGGAGATATAAGTGAGGGCAATAACCCACATCTGGAAATACATCGACACAATAAGTGTATACACGAAATACAATATGAACTTACCATAGTTTCTCGTCAGAAGGTACTTAGGCACAAGGCTGTAATTAATGAAATAAGTGGTGCCCATTGCCACCGGCAACATGAGGCACGCAAAGCGCAGAGAGAAGCCATAGTCGCTACTTATCCTGGCAAAAAAAACCATGAGGAAAGCAAGGGACAGCCACCAGAAGACCACGTGGGCCAGCACCCTCCCTCCTTTTGAATAGACCAACTTGTTGAGATAATCGCTTATCATTGCTGCAAAATGCCGATAAATTCTAAATCATACAGTGAAAGTCGACGAAATGCCATTTTCAGCAGGTATTCTACCAAAAATGTAGAATCCCTCCGAAAATTGGTTGTCCACCGATGTTGACAGCAACTCCGTCTACTTTGTCCATTTTGCCTGGCTAAAAGCCGTATGATTGCCCTGGATGTTTTTTAAACCCTTAAATCTTTACAACTATGTTTGAATTATTTTGGATGGGCGGAATAGAATTCATGTCAATTCTTACGCTAATGTTTCTTGCTGCATTGATCTTCAGCGGGCTTTCTGCCTCAGATATCTTCTCCAAAGGGTTGAAAGGTGACGAAGTCAAAAGAAGACTGGACTATGTAAAGTTCTTTGGACTGCTGGCCCTGGTCACTGGAGTGCTTGGTCAACTCATTGGAATGTTCATGGCCTTCCAGGCAATTGAGCAAATTGGGGAGGTGTCGCAAGCGATGCTAGCTGGTGGGCTGAAGGTGTCAAGCATCACCAGCATCTACGGCATGCTCATTTTCGTTGTCACCAGGCTTATCTGGTTTGGCCTGCACTACAAAGCCAATAAATAGCAGCGGGTTCCATTTTCCCCTGCAATGCAAGCGGGCTACCCATCGTCCAAGCAACTCCACTATTATGTAGGGCAGTTCCGCACGGCAGCATAAAAGTTTGTTTAATAGTTGTTTGGAAAAAGAGGCTTCACTTATGGGGTCTCTTTTTGTAATAATATAACTATTTCAATGATTCATTGACTTATTTAAATGAATCGACATTTTTTTGAACGATCGCTGCCCATATCACCTTGTCTTTAGAGATGCATCGAAGTATCGCAGGACGTGTATGCCTAAATCTGATGGCCGACCGGCTACTCTCCACTAACGGGTTCCCTCTGTCCTCTTCGCATCTTCAATAGATTTCTCACCTTTAAAACCAATATAGATATGGCAAAATGTTTCGCATTAATGGGCTGGAGTTTGCCCGTGATAGAAAGCATGCAAAAACTTGGTAAGCCTTATGTAGTCGTTTCGTTTCCAGACTTCGCACCATATGCAGCCGAACATAATATTCCCTTTGTTCCCTACCAGCTGGATGAATGGAGCGACACCTCCAATTCCCTGGACCTGGTTGAAAAGCTAAAGCCTTATAACGCTGACGTGGCTGTGCCCCTTTACGAGGAAACGGTGGAATGGGCCGGAGCGCTCAATTCAATTTACAGAAATGACCCACGAGTACTTAACCGGGCTTTTCTTTTTCGAAACAAGGCGATCATGAAGCGGAAAGCCCTCATTGGAGGACTGCGTGTCGGGCTGTTTGAAGAGGTGTATAGCAAAGACGGTGTAAAAGCCTTTATGAAACGCCTGAATGAAGCCAATCTGCAACTGCAAGGTGAAGAGGATAGCTGGGTGCATATCAAGCCCTTTGCTTCGGCCGGCACTGTTGGTCATCGCCTGCTGAAATCGATGGCTCAAATAGACGAAGAATGCGAGGATAGTGATTTCCCATGTCTTGCTGAGAGTCATCTGCCAGGCAGGGAGTTTTCCTGTGAGGCATTTATCCATAAAGGCAAAATCAGGTTCCTCAATATCACCGAATACGTGAAACTGGGGTATTCTAATTTCATTCCCGAAGGCAACTATCTGGAAACAAAGCGTGAATTGATCCACAAGCAGGTGCAGAAAATGGTCGATATTTTCGGTATTGAATTTGGCATGGTGCACCCCGAATGGTTCCTTACTGAAAACGACGAACTGAATTTTGGAGAAACTGCCTGCAGAATTCCCGGCGGGCACATCCTTGAGCTTTGCTCTAAATCATACGAGTTCGATGCGCTTGCTGCGTTTGTCGTGTCTCACGACCCCAATGCAACCGAGGAAGAGCTGGATGCAATTTTCCCTCCGAAGGGCTTCAAACCGAAATATTACCATGGCAACGTGATGATCTATCCTCACAAGCGTCAGTTCTCGAAACTTGAAATACCTGAAGAGCTTAACAACGACCCGTACTTCATTGAGCACAGCCTCGTGCCGCCTTACGAGGGGCAGAAAATCAGTGGAGACCGTGGAGGATTTGGTAATCACTTTGGCACCATCAACTTCAAGGGAGAAGACCCCGACCGGATGACGGAGCTTTTAAAACACTATCAGAAAGTCGATTTTTATGTATAAGCGAAGGTAAACCACCCATATGGAAATAGCATCCGATAGGATATTTGAAAATTTTGAGAAGAGTTTAGAAGAGTTTAAAGAGTCAATTGAGTTAACCAAGCAGGAGAAAGCTACCAAACTGGCAAGCCAGGTAGATATACTCAGCCAATCAAGGAACGGGCTGGTCTACCTGCTTCAGAAAATTGGTGAGCTCGATCGGGCAGGCATTTTTAACAATACAGTTTGGAGTGAGCCTGACAAGCTCATTCCCCTGCTGGTGAAAGGCACTTTGAAAGTAGGTCACCCCACCTCCAGCTTCGAAATTCTGTCTGAGCTGCGGCTGTTAGCCTTTGCAACCGGCATTGAAAAAAGCGACAAAATATCGCAGAAAGACGCTCAAAGCTTTCTGGAAGAGGTGATGGTGCACAACCTTGAGTTTGCTCACCAGGATGTTTCAGAGGAAACCCGCCTTGCCATGCCGGTGAGAGAATTAAAAAAGGCGTTCAATCTCTTTGGCTTCATCGTCTCAGAAATCGACCTGCAGGGTGTGTATGAAAAGCTCGCCGAGGAAATTCGGCTCATTTGTGCTCAACGGCCTATTATGACCCGCAAAGCCAGAGAGCTGATCCGGTTGGTCAATGAGCGTTTTGATACCTCGGGAGACTCCGAAACGGATCGGTCGGTTCGGCTGTACATCAACGCTATTTATGCTCCTTCAGAAGGCGCAAGAAACAATGCCAGCCTCAAGGATTACGAGCATTTCCTTTCGGAAAGCAGCGTGGCTACCTTGGAAAGAGAGGCCAGATCCATGGGCGACCATATGAACGCCACTGGCCTGGTGAGTGGCTACCACTCTCTGCTACTCAAAAAGCTCGTTGCTGACTATGAGGACCTGGTTCCTGTTTGCCTCCACCTCAATGACCGGGGCGTAGCGGAATGGGAAAAATTTCATGGATTGATTTCCACGCTGATCAATGAAACAGTCAGCCCCGACAATTGCCAGTGCATTTATGGACTGGCCCGAATGTTGGGAAAAAGCTTGTTTTCCCGCCGGCCTGTCAGGGTGGGTCTCGAGAACCTCCGCAAAGTTAAGATCCACAGTATGGTGGAGAAGCGGATTAGCAAGTCACTGATCAACAAAGATGCTGATGTAACCGTATTGCAGTACCTGATCGGTGGCACCATCAAAGTGCTGGGGCAGCACCTTGGTGTTGGCCAGGGCAACAACCCCACCTGCCAGTCGGCCAGGGGTATCAGCATGTGGAGCCAACATGCCCCGGCCATGCTCATCGATATGATCATTACGGTGGCCACGCAGAACGATCTGGTTATGCGTTTTGAAAATCAGGACCTGACCTCCAACCAGCTGGGAAAAGGGCTGCTCGACAACCTGGATCACAACCTTGATGTGGTGTCGGTAGTACTCGTGCCTCATTTGGATAAAATCTACAATGAGATGATGAAACGTTCGTCATTTCGGGGAGAGGATCCTCACAAATGGGTAAACCCTGCCATGTACGGCCAGTGGGTGCACGTGGGCTTTGCTTCGTGCTACGACTACCCGAGCAATTCAATCGTTGACTTTGAAGGGTTCGTCAGGATCTTTTACGCCGCCTTCCACCCCGACCACAATGGTCAGCGCCAAATGGTGTACCCGAATCCAGTCGGCATTTTCCTCACCACCAACAAAGGAGTGATGGTAGGCCTTCATGCCATATCACTGCTTCGGGTAGATAAAAACAAAAAAGGCGAAATGAGAGCCTACTTCCTTAACCCCAACAATGAGGGTCGGCAGGATTGGGGCCAGGGAATTAAACCCACGGTGTTTGGAAATGGCGAGAAGGCCGGTGAATCATCGTTGCCATTTTATCAGTTCGTTGCCAGGGTGTATGCCTTCCACTACAGCGCCCTGGACGTAAAAAGCTGGTTGAGCAAGGTGCCGGAAGAGGAAATTGCCAAAGTAGAGCCCCTGGCTAAGGAAAGCTGGGGAAAATCATATGTCTGGAATCAACAAACCAAATTATGGTAAGACACTCGTCGAGAATTGAGCTGAGCCAATCTTCTCTGGTGAAAAATATCAATTTCATCAGAAAAAAGATTGGGCCTGACGTAAGGATTTCATCTGTGGTGAAAGCCAACGCCTATGGCCATGGCATCGCACAATTTGTGAAGATGGCTGAAAAGGCAGGCGTTGATCACTTTGCTACTGCATCAGCTTTTGAAGCCGAAGAAGTGTTGGCTGCCAAGTCGGAAAAGGGTGGAATCATGATCATGGGCATATTGTACGACCAGGACATCGAGTGGGCCATTGAAAACGATATTGAATTTTTTGTTTTCAATTACGCCCGGCTACCTCTGGCAATGGAAGTAGCGAAAGGACTTGGGAAGCGTGCAATGGTACACATTGAAGTAGAAACTGGTGCCAATCGCACGGGCATGAATGCTAAGGAGTTTCCAAAAACGCTCACTTTCCTCAAGAAAAACGCAGCCCATGTCGAGTTCAAAGGGCTATGTACGCATTTCGGCGGTGCCGAAAGCTTCGCTAACCAATTCAAGATCACCTCTCAGCACAAGCGTTACAAGGACTTCCTTCGGGAGTGCAAACAAAAGGGCATCATGCCCGAGTACCGGCACATCGCCTGCTCAGCCGCTGCATTGGCGATGCCCGACACTGTATATGACATGGTGAGGATTGGCGTGGCTCAGTATGGTTTTTGGCCGAGCCCGGATATCTACTACACCCACTTGCAGGAAACAGGCAAGCCGTCCGATGGAGCCCTGAAAAGGATTTTCAATTGGAAGACGGATGTAATGGACGTGCGTGACATAGACCCTGGTGAGTTCATAGGCTATGGTACTTCCTATCAGGCCACGCAGAAAATGAAGGTGGCTGTGATGCCGTTGGGCTACTCTAACGGCTACCCCAGGGCGCTGTCTAACCGGGGGCATGTGCTCATTCACGGCAAAAAAGCCCCGATAGTAGGGCTAATCAACATGAACCTGTTTATGGTAGATGTATCCCATATACCTGGCGTAGAAGTGGGCGACGAGGTGGTGCTCGTAGGTCGGCAGAAAAACAACACCATCAATATCAGCTCTTTCACAAACGTGACTCAATTGATCAACAACGAAATGCTCAGCCGATTGCCGGCGGCCATCCCCAGGAAAATTGTCAAATAGCCTGTTGCACTAATTTGATTCCATAGTTTAAATAACTGTCGTTGTTCCATAGATTTGCATCGCCATTAAAACACTATTCCATGGCCAAGCGATTTGTGGATTTTAAGAAACTAAGAAACTTCCGTCTTCTTCGCAGGATTTTCTTCCTGCTTATTTTTCTCGGCATCGAAGAAGGGCTGAAATGGGCCGACAACCTGGGTTATATTACGATTCCAACCTACCTCGATAAGTCTTTTGAAGTCGTGCTGTGGACCCTCGGCTCACTTATTGTCGTTACCATTGTTTTACGCCTTACCGAAAATCGGGTATTCCGGTTCAACGACGATGAAGTTGACCTGGAGCAGCGGATTCTCTTTACCAAAATTTACTCCAACACTCTTTATCTGCTCGTAGCGGCCGTCGTATTCTGGAAAATGGGATTGGAGATTGAAAACATCACCATTTTCCTGGGCCTTATCACCACGGGCGTAGCCTTTGCCGTTCGGGACGTCATTAACTCCTATTTTGCGTGGTTTATTATTCTCACCAAACATCCCTTTCGCATAGGTGACTATGTGAAAATTGGGGATGAGGCAGGCACTGTAGAACGCATCGGCACTTTCTTCGTGACTTTACAAAACCCAGGCGCCACAGATTTTATCAAAGTGCCAAACAATACCCTGCTCAGCAAAGCCATCATCAACATGGGCAAAAACCGGGTAATGCACACGGTAAAATTCCCCGTCAAAATCATTCCTCCGGATATTCAGGCCAGGATGGATAAGTTGGATGAATTGGCAAAATCGATAGTGAGCGAGAAAGTATCCCCAAAGACTCAAATTCAGGCTGATGGCGGTACGATCTGCCTTTACATTGTTCTAACGCTGCCAGTAGGCCAGGTAACCAAGCGCACTGAATTCATTGTGAAGGCCAATGAAGTGCTGTCAGACATCATTGCTGAACCAAGAGCGCTTCTTTCATAAAAAACATACCCGTTAAAATTTGATTAGCATTAAAAGCAAGGCCATATTGGTAGGGTTCATTTTCAAATTATCACTATTTTTGACCATATTCAGCGATGCCAAGTGGCGGCTTAAATGAAATTTCTATTTAAAATACTATCTATTGCTTTGCTAAGCCTTCTCATAGCGACCGAGGCCCAGGTTGTCTTGTTGGTTTTGGCTAACGACAGCACCCCATTGGAAGACATCGAATTAACCGAGTTGGGTGAAACCGAAAGCGGTGGCGAAGAAAAGAACGACAACAGCGGTGAGGAAGTAGAAAAATTCTTTTCAGCGCATCAGCTGGTTTTCAACAACGCCCCGGTCAGTGTTCATGACCGCTATTTTGTATACAAGAGGTCATCGCAAAAGAACCTACATTTTGAGGTAATTTCCCCGCCTCCACAAGCCTTTTGTTAATGCACTCTTCGGTCTGTGCTTCTTTCCCGTTCAGCACCTGTAAGCATACTAAATATGCTTATATTAACAAACTGGAAAGAAGAAGGAACGCAAACGTTCAGATCATAGGGCTTCTGCGGCTACACTGCACGCCATCACAACAATTCCATTAATTTTAACTAACAAGAAACTGTGAAAGCACATACTAAAGAAACTCAAGCCACAATGACTCCTGCAAAGGCGCTGGAGTTTCTCAAGCAAGGAAACGAACGTTTCCAAAACAACCTTAAAGCCAACCGCAACCTGTTGGAGCAAGTCAACGATACGAGCGAGGGGCAGTGGCCTTTTGCCGTTATTCTTAGCTGCATAGACTCCAGGGTTTCAGCAGAGTTGGTGTTCGACCAGGGGTTGGGTGACATTTTCAGCGTGCGTATCGCTGGCAACTTCGTCAACGAAGACATACTGGGCAGCATGGAGTTTGCCTGCAAAATAGCCGGGTCTAAGCTCGTGGTTGTGTTGGGCCATAGCAAATGCGGCGCCATCAAAGGAGTATGCGACAATGTGACCATGGGCAACCTGACAGCCCTCATGAGCAAACTCAAGCCTGCGGTGGAGGCTGTGAAGGAGCCGAGCGAAAACAGGAATTCTGGCAACGCTGACTTCGTAGACAACGTCGCTCAAATGAATGTGAGAATGACGATAGGCAATATCAAAAGCAGAAGTACTATTCTCAACGACATGTTCAGCAAAGGAGAAATTGGGATCGTTGGCGGCATGTATGATGTTGAAACCGGTGTAGTCCGGTTTTTTGAAGATTAATTACACGATGTAATTAAAAAGGGAACCTGATCAGCCCGGGTCTGTATTTTCAGCAGCTGGGCTGGTTAGGTATTTTTTTGCAGATACTATCGCTTGCTGGAGACATAGTCGGCTACCGTGCCCACTGGTGCCAGCCAAATGCCGTTAGCTGGGTCAGCAGCGTATTTCATCAGCTCTTCCAGCATTGCGAGTCGGGTGGTTTGGTCACCTCCCTCGCCCATTTCATGGCCCGCCAGCACCAGCCATTGTCCCGACTTTTTTGCTTGTTCGATCAGCAGCAATATTTTATCGAAGTCTTTGCCGTCGCTCTCCACGCCTGTGAGCTGCGCAAAGTCAACGTAGGAAGGGTCATTGGCCGCTTCATCCATCCAGCCTCTGCTGTTGTCAAACAGCTTTGCTGCAATGGGCACATAACTTTGGGTGCCCTCTCCCCTGCCTACAAAAGTTTGCCCGCAAGGGTAAGCGAACACCTTGCAGTCGACGCCTAGCATCTCTTTGATTTGCTTGTTCGCTTCCACAAGCTCCTCCTCCATTTTCTCCAGCGTATACTCTTCCAGGGCTTTGGAGCGAGACCATACAAAATTGCCTGAACACGGATGATTAAGAGAATGATTGCCGATTTCATGCCCTGAGGCCACCGCCTTTTTCCAGCCGCTGAGCTGGCTCTTCACGGCTGCTGGCACCAGGTAGAAGGTGGCTTTCACGCCATACTTGTCGAGCAGGGCAGTGCCACCGTTCACCTGGCTGGCTCTGGCATCGTCGAAAGTGAGGCTGATGGCGGCTTGCTTGCCCTCGGGCCAAGGGAAGGGCTTTGTCGGCTGCTGACAAAATGTTTCAGGCGAGATCAGTGCAAATAGAAAAATCAGCAGATTAGTGGCTTGAATAGTGTCTCTTTTCATGGAAGGCGATTTACAGGGTGTCTTATTTATACCAAGTTATTCAATTACATCTGTTTCCCATGCAGCTGAGCACCAAAACTGCCAACAGACCTCGGAAAACGGCTCCCCCTGAACATTTTTTCAACCAATCCCCCTACCACGGTTTGCCTGCACTTAGTCACTCTAATGGCCCGTTGTGCCGAGGGCAAACGCATTTAAAACAAATTAGATAAATTATTTTCAAAGCTGTTTTTCTACCCCGGCCCTTAAGGGTGAAACAGCTTTGAAATTCTTCTTTCCCTTTAGGGTTACCGACGTGGAACGGGCCGACCTGGAAGGGTAAAAAAGAAGAATTTCAAAGTTAAATAGTTTTAAGTGCGTTTGCCCTCCCCCTGGGCCTGATTAAAATATTCAAAGTATAAAAATGCTTATCTTTGATCTTAGAAGTCGTCAAAGCAACCATTGGCCATCGGTTGAAAAAAAGTACATGCCTCACAAAAGCAAAGTGGACTTCCTTCAGGCCGCATAGTCAAAACAAGCACTCAATGCACTTCAATGGATAAACCTAACTAAAGTAATACCCTCTTATTCCAGTACTTTCAAATTCCAGCTATATTCAATGAAATTGTACATTAAATTCATGGTCAGCCTGCGTTGCAAACTGCTGGTGAAGGAAGAGCTTGAGAAGCTTGGCCTTCATTATGTGGTACTCGACCTCGGCATGGTGGATGTGCTGGAAGACATCACCGAGGAGCAGCGGGAAAAACTGAAACTGAACCTATTAAAATCGGGGCTGGAGTTGCTGGATGATAAAAAAAGCATTCTGATAGATAGGATAAAGAATGTGATCATCGAAATGATCCACTATACAGATGAACTCCCCAAAGTGAATTACTCCGACTATATCAGTGAGAAACTTGACTACGACTACACCTACCTTTCCAATATTTTTTCCGAAGTAAAAGGCATCACTATCCAGCAGTTCATCATTATACACAAGATTGAGCGGGTAAAGGAGCTGCTGCTGTACGATGAGCTCAACCTCACTGAGATCTC contains:
- a CDS encoding LytR/AlgR family response regulator transcription factor; the encoded protein is MMPEATRKCIIVDDEPIAIRVIRGYLLQMGGFEIVAECRTATEAFQLLRSHSIDLIFLDIQMPKLTGLDFLKALQHRPKVILVTAYREYAIDGFDLDVVDYLLKPVSLERFMKAIDKFYQLMEVNTKVHTAATQVPASILVKSDRKTVKIVLDDILYIESYSDYIKIFTADETIITKERISHIEESLPGSFIRTHRSFVINSAQIKSFTNEHVNVAGKEIPISRSYKEEVLLRFQSL
- a CDS encoding sensor histidine kinase; amino-acid sequence: MISDYLNKLVYSKGGRVLAHVVFWWLSLAFLMVFFARISSDYGFSLRFACLMLPVAMGTTYFINYSLVPKYLLTRNYGKFILYFVYTLIVSMYFQMWVIALTYISIAEYNYEKLGPVAGDFIFQPVGLYSIVLLGVALKLLRLWMKAERERAELKSASLEAALKLKEAELQLLKGQIHPHFLFNTLNNLYGLALEKSDVLPDSILRLSELLDFLLYRSNKSLVPLADEIKLIRDYIALEELRFEERLRLELDIQANGNDCSIAPFLLFPFVENAFKHGFMQDDQQLFLSISIQTKGERLYLTVTNSFSKAEKEAGQLGGVGLSNVRKRLELLYPGRHKLTIENDERHFIVNLELDLKPKDDAGSDS
- a CDS encoding MotA/TolQ/ExbB proton channel family protein, whose product is MFELFWMGGIEFMSILTLMFLAALIFSGLSASDIFSKGLKGDEVKRRLDYVKFFGLLALVTGVLGQLIGMFMAFQAIEQIGEVSQAMLAGGLKVSSITSIYGMLIFVVTRLIWFGLHYKANK
- a CDS encoding ATP-grasp domain-containing protein, coding for MAKCFALMGWSLPVIESMQKLGKPYVVVSFPDFAPYAAEHNIPFVPYQLDEWSDTSNSLDLVEKLKPYNADVAVPLYEETVEWAGALNSIYRNDPRVLNRAFLFRNKAIMKRKALIGGLRVGLFEEVYSKDGVKAFMKRLNEANLQLQGEEDSWVHIKPFASAGTVGHRLLKSMAQIDEECEDSDFPCLAESHLPGREFSCEAFIHKGKIRFLNITEYVKLGYSNFIPEGNYLETKRELIHKQVQKMVDIFGIEFGMVHPEWFLTENDELNFGETACRIPGGHILELCSKSYEFDALAAFVVSHDPNATEEELDAIFPPKGFKPKYYHGNVMIYPHKRQFSKLEIPEELNNDPYFIEHSLVPPYEGQKISGDRGGFGNHFGTINFKGEDPDRMTELLKHYQKVDFYV
- the alr gene encoding alanine racemase, with product MVRHSSRIELSQSSLVKNINFIRKKIGPDVRISSVVKANAYGHGIAQFVKMAEKAGVDHFATASAFEAEEVLAAKSEKGGIMIMGILYDQDIEWAIENDIEFFVFNYARLPLAMEVAKGLGKRAMVHIEVETGANRTGMNAKEFPKTLTFLKKNAAHVEFKGLCTHFGGAESFANQFKITSQHKRYKDFLRECKQKGIMPEYRHIACSAAALAMPDTVYDMVRIGVAQYGFWPSPDIYYTHLQETGKPSDGALKRIFNWKTDVMDVRDIDPGEFIGYGTSYQATQKMKVAVMPLGYSNGYPRALSNRGHVLIHGKKAPIVGLINMNLFMVDVSHIPGVEVGDEVVLVGRQKNNTINISSFTNVTQLINNEMLSRLPAAIPRKIVK
- a CDS encoding mechanosensitive ion channel domain-containing protein; this translates as MAKRFVDFKKLRNFRLLRRIFFLLIFLGIEEGLKWADNLGYITIPTYLDKSFEVVLWTLGSLIVVTIVLRLTENRVFRFNDDEVDLEQRILFTKIYSNTLYLLVAAVVFWKMGLEIENITIFLGLITTGVAFAVRDVINSYFAWFIILTKHPFRIGDYVKIGDEAGTVERIGTFFVTLQNPGATDFIKVPNNTLLSKAIINMGKNRVMHTVKFPVKIIPPDIQARMDKLDELAKSIVSEKVSPKTQIQADGGTICLYIVLTLPVGQVTKRTEFIVKANEVLSDIIAEPRALLS
- a CDS encoding carbonic anhydrase family protein, with amino-acid sequence MKAHTKETQATMTPAKALEFLKQGNERFQNNLKANRNLLEQVNDTSEGQWPFAVILSCIDSRVSAELVFDQGLGDIFSVRIAGNFVNEDILGSMEFACKIAGSKLVVVLGHSKCGAIKGVCDNVTMGNLTALMSKLKPAVEAVKEPSENRNSGNADFVDNVAQMNVRMTIGNIKSRSTILNDMFSKGEIGIVGGMYDVETGVVRFFED
- a CDS encoding polysaccharide deacetylase family protein; amino-acid sequence: MKRDTIQATNLLIFLFALISPETFCQQPTKPFPWPEGKQAAISLTFDDARASQVNGGTALLDKYGVKATFYLVPAAVKSQLSGWKKAVASGHEIGNHSLNHPCSGNFVWSRSKALEEYTLEKMEEELVEANKQIKEMLGVDCKVFAYPCGQTFVGRGEGTQSYVPIAAKLFDNSRGWMDEAANDPSYVDFAQLTGVESDGKDFDKILLLIEQAKKSGQWLVLAGHEMGEGGDQTTRLAMLEELMKYAADPANGIWLAPVGTVADYVSSKR
- a CDS encoding helix-turn-helix domain-containing protein, which produces MKLYIKFMVSLRCKLLVKEELEKLGLHYVVLDLGMVDVLEDITEEQREKLKLNLLKSGLELLDDKKSILIDRIKNVIIEMIHYTDELPKVNYSDYISEKLDYDYTYLSNIFSEVKGITIQQFIIIHKIERVKELLLYDELNLTEISYKLHYSSVAHLSNQFKKVTGLSPTFFRQLKQKRKGNLENL